TCCTAATAGTGTTTGCACTTCTGAGGTCAACTGGTTAAATTTTGAGAGAATAAGGAAACAACAAGCATAATGAACTGAGGATCTGACCTGACATTCTGGTGTGATAAGTCTGACACAGCCAGCCTTCCTCCTCTGCATGCTGGAGGGAGTTGTGAGTGAATTAAGGCTTTAATGTTTCTTCAGGTGTTGCTGTCACAACCTCACCATGTAGATGTAAGTCTGCCACACCTTCAGGATATACAGTTTGCTCTAAGAAAGCTTGTAAAAGCAGACTTTGACTTCTTAATTTTGGAACAGTTCAGCTCTGTGTTGTCCTGGGCTAGCTCTGTTGCTAGGTTAATGGGAAATTTTCCAGCTGCAAAATTATGAATATGTTCTTCTTATTCACAAGTTCCCTGATTCTTTTTGCACCTCATGCTGCTCCATTCTGAGCATCTGGCCTGGTGACAAGAACAACCAGTAAAGAAATGAGCATGCCAGCTTGTCTCAGTGCTGAGGAATGTGATGGGCATGACGGGCTACTACAGCCTTCTAGGATGCCTTTGCAGAGGTGACAGGTTGTGCTCAAATTGGCGAGCCTGAGTCCATTCTACCtgcaaggacagagagagagagcaggtaCAGAAGTGAATGCGAAATGAGTCTGTGGGTGTATATCAAAATGCTCAGAACTCTTTACAGCAATTGGAAAAAGTGGATGCTATTCAGTAAAATGTTTTAACCAAAATGGACAAGAGTATTAAAAATATGCAATTTGGCCCTGCATCTCAGTAATGGATGTGAAATTGAATAACTAGCCAAATTTCTCATCTCTATAGATCAATAAATTTCCAGGGACAGAATAAAAAGGTATAATATAAACATAATATAAACATGTTTCAATCTCGCTTCATTCAGTTACATTTCAATCAATTACGTATTCTGTTTTGTAGGAATACAATTTTTAATCCTTATATTTGGTGATACTGGGAGCTTATATCTTCTTCTTCAGAATACTTGTTAAACAAAAGTAACAAAAAGTCCAAGTATTGATAATCCTTCTGAGAAAGATGTAAAAGATGTAGCTTGATGGAAGAACTTTGTACAGCTTGTTGCATATGGATTCAAAGAAAAATGGCTTTAGTTAAAAGCTAAGATAAAACTAAAGTGACAAATGCTAAAATGTCTTTGTTTTTGTGTGAGTGTAGGGCTGCATTGGACATGAATTGGACTGAATATAGAGAAATTTGTAACTTTTAGCCTTTGAAAACTGTCATTTCACAGTAAATGCACAAAGATGTACTAACAATTTAGAAATGTACAGTCTTTCTCAGTGTTTTTGCCATGCAATTTGTATGTAAAAGTATGTGCTTTCCCTCCTTTTGCTGACATTTTTGGCAATATGCATCATTCAGAGGTGTACTCCATGTGCTCCAGAGATCAGTAGCTACCCTTTGCTTTCAGTATTCTCTCATCCAATATCTTAAATggtcaggaaaaagaaatctttttctCTTCATCAAAGGTGTtgcttcattttgttttttgtcAAATTTATATTCACATTTGTAGTAAagatcaaaaataaaaacaatgaaaGAAAGTGTCACAGCTCAGTAAACTATCAGCTCATTACTGGGAGTGGTCATTACTACAGAGCGGTTGATTTGCAGTGGTGTCACACACTGCAGTGGTGAAGACAAATTTTTCTTGTCCCTTCTGTGCTCAGAATCTCCCCAGCAGCTCTATGGCTCCATGTATCTTGCAGGCTACATACAATATGAATTTCCATTCCCCTGCCACCTCTCACTCTGCCATTTATATAATTCTCACACTGCCATCAATACCTCAACTCCTCTTGTTTTTGATAGATGAGCCCTGCATTTCTGCTGAGCTGTTTGGCTTGGAGGAATATTTGAAAAGTAAAACAAATGAATGGAAAAAGTAAGTCATGGCACTGGTCCTTGTAAGCAGCTAACAAACTAAACAGGTTTTGATAAGTAAATTTTGCACGGCAAAGTTTTTTTACTTCACAAAGTGGAACTATGAAATTTCTTTAATGCGAGCCTCTTTTATAGACTCTTTTCAAAATTTGACAGACTAGGTATGCAAAGCAATTTGTTGAGATAAATAGTGAATAATTAGAGTTACTAATCCATGAGATCCATGAAGGAAATGTTTCTGAAAGTTCTCTAAAAATGTCAATACATCCATTACAAAATGGATGTATTAACAAAATTCAAGGAAATTTGGTCTTCTTATGGAGAACTGGTACACACTTCCCTTAAAAAAAGAGTGATGTataatttctgtaaaaaatTGAAATGACATCTTAGCTGTGGATGGGTAATAAGATTAATTTTGAGATTGGCCCAGTTGGTTAGAGCAGGGTGCTAATAATGCCAAGGTTGTGGGCTCGATCCCTGTATGTGCAATTCACTTAACAGCTGGACTTAATGATCCTTCTAggtgcatttaaactcaaactattctgtgattctatgatttatgAAAAGGTgcaaaatctgcttttccagagGCTTGTGGGGAGCGAATATTCAACCCTCATGTGCCAAAACAGCACCTTTCTGCATATGCATTCAGAAAGCTGCCTTCACTCAAATTGTTCACATCGCTCTAAACATTGTCAGAGCACCAATATAATCATacacaggacacagctctgaaGCAACACTGTAGAATTTCTAATGCCACAGTACTCTTAGAGAAGGCTAAGTGGcaaggaaaagtgaaaaaaaagtcataaaaGTGCACGGAAGTCCAAAGCAAGTCCCCAGAAAGCACCAGGCTCACAGATGTTCCAAGAAGTGAAAGAGTAGTTAAGTTTATTAGATAAACATTTTTGGTAAATAATTAACAGGTCAGCTTCAAAGTATAACTCAATATAGActgcttgtttgttttcctttttgtgaCAGTGATGGTTTGCTTTTAATGTGCAATAAAAGGTTATGTCAGGTAATCCTGGCACAATACAGTGGGAGATTGATCCATTTAATCAGTTGCATtgatataatttttaatttcaagttACTTTCTGAGAAGTATCCATGTTTCATGGGATCACAAACAAAACAGCCTCTATTTAATAGTTATGCATACACAAATGTTATATTAATGCTATTTTTAAGGTCATAGTATTATTAATTCAAGGGGCTGGAAATGTACATTTTGTAAACACATTTTTACAAAATTGGgaattatgtatttatttatatattatttatttcataggGCCCCTGCCTCTTCTTGGATAAAGCATGGATATGAACTGAGTTTGTTATATTCAAGAGACTATAGCATTATTTAATAGGACTACTTCCATATTCATGACAGAATTTGAGAAGTGATGCAGCCAAGGCTTTCAGGGAGAAAATAATGGGTCAGTGGTTAAGGCAATTGAATGCTGTCTTGAAAGTTAAATAGCAACCTTGCCCCTGAGTTTGTAATTGATGCTATGTGAATTTCTTTATCGCAGGTGGCCACTAACCAAGTTTTTCAGTGTCTGATTGAGAATCTGATTTATCAACACAGTGAGTACTTAAATCTGGATCTGAAGTAAATGACAGCTATAAGTGGGTAAATAAACAATGGCATTGGAcagttataaaaaaataaagtcttAAACAGCCCTCATATGAGACGTGTAAGATTTTTGGTAAATTTTATCTTGGCTCCTCTGGATCTCAGAATTCCCTCTTGTTAGCTGAAGATAACATCCTGCCTTGGTTTTGTAGcaatactttaaaataattgTGCCAGTATTTTAGAAACAGTCTGCCAGAATGACCATGCAAGAAAAAACACTTGGGAAACCTGCAGTTCTACATTCAGAGGATGCTGTATTCTtactaaaagaaaatacaacagATAGGACATAATGACAGACTAAGTGAGAGAAATAGTGGAAAATTTCTCATTAAGTAAGCCCTTTCTATTCCAGTGCATTAAAAAAGGCTCTAAACCAAAAGTGGTAGATGAGCATGTATACCAAATGATAAAGCCAAATTATACACATGCAGCCGTGAAACAACTGAAAATTTTACAGACCTGGTGTTCCCCAGCTCCTGAGTATTTTGGCACGGCCCTGAAATGGATGGATGTTTGTGAGGCTTGCAAGAGAGAAAATTATGTCTGTTTCCTTGTAAAATACAAAGCCTATACCATGGGCATGTTAGAGCCTAAACAGCTTTTCTGATAATGTCCTTGACAAACCAATGAACATTACCAAAACATTTAAACAGGATTTTAAAGCTGAAAGACAAAAGCAGATCCAATAAATGATAATGTTACCAGCTCTGTCTAGGACACAATGCTATCACTACAAATGCCCACCCTCACAGTCCAAGAAGACCATTTCTTATGGCTCTTTGGGAAGATCCTTCCTCTCTTTCAGGAATGGATCTGACAATTCAACAGAGTGCTCAGTATGAGGGCATTTATGGTGACAAAAACAAATGGGATGTTGCAGAAATTTATTGCCTTCAAATGGAacaagactgaaaatggaaCTTGATTAGAAGAAGCTGCAACAGTGAGTACTACTACTCTTACAGTGTTTTTTCACATAACAGGATAAATGTATGGGGTAACTGGTGTTAGTGCTTGGTATAAAGTCATCTGCAAGGAATATCCTGTGTCTATCTTGCAGATTTCTCAGTGATGAGCCTTCAGTCTTTGCTCAGGAGAGACCACCACATTGTCAAGACTGACAGCACATCAGTAAAAAGGCCTATGAAAACACACTCTGCTTGCCTGTTACAAATGCTGTGTGGGTACTGTTTTAGAGGTGGTTTCCCTGCAGTGTGGTTTACACTGTGATAAATATGCTAAGAGCTATTATGAGCTATGTCCTTAACATTTGAGATAGAATTCACTATTCAAGCAGATGTGACAGTAACATCCTACCACACACACTTCACCTCTGTGTTCTTACCCACAGCCCCTgctagggaaagaaaaaaaggacaaaaagttTTGCTGTGGAGCGGGAGCAAACCAAATAGCCAAAGCTATTTGTTACTTTTTCTCTTGACAGTTCTGAAAGGTGAGGTCACACACTGTTGGACTAGCTTTGCCATACAATATGATTGCAGCAATGAAAAGGAGCTGTGCATTTATCATGGGAATGTAAAAGTAGTTTTGTGATCTGTCTTGgacttcattttaattttaccaAGACTACGCGATCACAGTTTTAATCATTACCGTGAGAGTGGAGATAATTCGTTTGGCTTCACTAAAGAAATCAGTGTATATGCATAGCCACGTTCGCGATTCTGAACAAAAATCTTTATCCAAACCGAcacctgtctgctcttcccattGCCCATAGGGACGAGAATATTCAAcgcagcagctcccaggcccCACTGCAGCGATGTGCTCGGGACCACAGGCAGGAGCGGGCACCGAGGGGCCGCTGCGGGGACGCGGGAGCCGCCGGGGCTGTCCCGGGCCGACCCGGGCGGTGCAGGGCGGCCACGGGCTCCGtcccctcccatcccctcccGTCCCGCCTGTGCCACCACCCCCGGGCGGGGGGAGCTGCCTGCCCGTCCCATAAAGGGCGGCCGCGGCCCCTCAGAGGCTCGGTGCAGAGCAGGGCACGGGTTCTGCCTCTGCACGGCCGCTGGCCCTCACGCAGGTGAGCCGCAGCGACGGGACAGCGCTCCGCTCCCCCGCCGGGCACCTCCTTCCCTCGGCACAGAGCTTCTATCCTTTCCTCCGCAGGCTCCTCCCGGAGAAAGCCGGATTCCCCGTCGAGTCGCCGCCATGGCCTCCGTCCCGTCCGCCGGCTGCCTCCTGGCCAAGAATCAGTACTACAGGAGTGAGTGCTCGGCGGGGCGGGAGCTTGTCCCCAAACACACCCCTCGCCCTTCTCTCCcctcttcctctctccctgcctggggagcgccTCTGGAGGAGGAAGGCTGAGCCCCCGAGCCTCTCCCGAGAAAGTGGCCGGGTTGTTGGCACTTGTGTTTGAAAGTGTCAGAAAGTGTTTCAGGTGATGTCTAGATGAGCTGGAGGCAAGGAGTTGTCTCTGCCTAAATAGCTTTTAATTTCTTGGAGAGTTTTTCATATCACAGAACTTTGGTTTTAATGACCATCTGCTTCTGGTTATTTATctacctttatttttaaaattactctaCTTAGAATTATTTATTAGtgtcttatatatatatatctatctatatttatatatatatgtatatatgtataaaacATGACCTAGTAGAAGTGCTAGCCTAGCAAGTCATGGTTTCTACCTTTACTTCCTATTTACTTTACTTCCTATTTACTTTGGAAATCTAGGCACAATACAAATCAATTCACattttttgtttctaaatatGTAAAATAATCACTGCTTTTAGAGTCCACGTGGTGTGTTAGGATTTGTAGGTCCACGATGGACACTAATGGGAGTGTAGTATTTAGTTGTGTCATAAGGGAAAGCATGGCAATTGGGTTGTTGTGGACATGGATGTTCAAGGATGTACTTGCTTGTCTTGACAGCAGTGTGGCCATGATCAGTGGCTTTGTCAGTGATTTCAGTGAAAGTTATGCAGACAGATCTCAGTATGCTTTTAAGGGAAGTATGAGTAGAGTGAGAGAGAAACTGATATCAAAGTTCTTATGAAAACTGTAGTAGACCAGTTACACTCTGTGGCTCAGTGAAATTGTTTCCTCTGAGGTAGCAGCATGTCTGAAAAGCTCCTGACATATAAAGAGTGCACTCTCtcaaagcactttttttttttttttttttttttttttttttgcgtgTGTCTCTGTTTTCCATGAACAGCAAGACTGAACTCGGAATCCAGCGTttcttccagctcctcctgctgtttGGATGCTGTGAACATCACAGACCAGGACAAAGCATTGCATGGTATTGTTCCCTTCTTTGAAACACTTTTCAGTTTTTCCTGTTATTCATCCAGTGTCTAACGTTGTGGGCTTTTCTCCTTTGGCAGGGTTACCAGAGTTAATTGATAAACATTGGTGGATAAAAAACTTCTTCCACAGTGAACCCTCTCCACCCACTGTTGGCAGAAAAACACTCTCAGCAAGCAGGTGAGTCCTGCTTTTAAAACAGGGGATAACTTACTTGCTCTGCTTTCCTTTTGGTAACAGTGTTAGTAAACAAGTCATAATCAGCTAAAACCATCTGGTGAGGTGCAATGCTGTTTTGATGATTTAAGTAGAATATACATCAAGTGCAATGCTATGCAACCTTTCTATGTTTTCATTTTAACAAATGAACTCATATGCTACTTCACATTAGGCAGGTGGCAGTGCCTATTACTGTTTCACACTTATGGTGATGTTTATTTAATCATGTACCTGTACAACTTGCACAACCATTTATACAGTTTGGCCATTTTACTTTCTGTTAAAAAGCTGATATGAATGCCTTAAAAATACTTAGGCAGATAAATAAATGTCTTTGAGGTAAATACAGTGAAAATTATGTTTATAACCTTTATAAATATGTTTCCACAGTACCAACAGTTGAAAAGGACAGCATGATGGCTTTTCTGACTGAGATGCTACATACAGACTTGTTTTTCCAAGAGGCTTGGGATCTTCCTAATGTCTGGGTTCAgctgcaagaggaaaacaaaacctttaggagagtggaaaagtgtattttcaaaatattttttcagtagcTAAAATGATATTGCTTAATGTATGTATCCATGGCCTACTGTGTTCTTTCCAGATTTGCCATAATTTGTGATGTCTCTCTAATGAAAGTTTCCAGGAATAAACATCCTGAGGACTCAAATAATTAGAgaaaagtgacagaaaaaatAAGACATCATAGATTTAGGAGGAAGATGTGTATTGAATGACTTTGCAATAGGTGATTCAGTTAAGTTGCCTTTAAGATACCAGCTCTATAGGCAGTCACACTGATGTAAGCAAGATTAAGATCTATAATTCAGAGTAGGACTGCTGTGTGGCACATGTCTTTTATCCAGTATTTGTGTACCAGTTACAGGGTTTAAGTTTACAAGAATGCTTGTCAAAGCTTTGCTTTCAGAAAGCCCAGTTATATGAACAAGCAATAATCAGTTTGGTTTCTTTGATCAAGCGGAGTGCATAGATCCCAACTTCAAATACCCAGGTACCACTTTCATTCCTACCTATGTATGTATGCTGGTATTTGAGGACAGAATAGAGGAGAGGAACAAGAAACCAGTAATCCTAATAGAAACTGACCTTTTCCAAGGATAGGAACAACCATAATCAGAGTTGATACTTCTAGTTTGTTTTAGatttcttctgcctcctttgttGTGGCTTAAAGACCTACTTGTTCCTAAGTGGCAAATTCTATCAATATTCTGCTCTCTGCCAGATTAGTTATGAGGGCTAGATCTGGAACAGGATTCCACTCAAAGTAATCACGTTATTGTTGTTATCCAATGTACTTTTGTCATGCTCTTGAAAGGCACTATAACGCTGCATTGCTGAAGACTAAATGAAGCTAATTAGTATAACAATTGTTCATTCTACTGGGCATGACTGAAACACATCGAGGACTATGGGAAATAAGTATTTGGCTGGATTATAACATTTGTGACTAGTATCTATGCAGCTTTTTGATGTACTGTCATTAAACCTGCTGGATATTTGTCCATCACTGGATGAACTAACAGTAGCAAACATTAATGTAGGCAACATCTTTTTATTATAGGCTAATGGTTGTCATGGTAATGCGTAACTCCAAGGTGTATCAAGTGGTTGCTTCAGGGAGTTTACAGTCTTGGTGGAGGCAATAAAGGCATGGCAGATGACAACAGAAAAGAGCACAATTCTGAAAACTTGATTTCAAGGGTCTTTAAATTGACTTGTGTCTTACTTTACTGCTGTTGTATAGTTTCATCTTTGTCTATTCTCTAAGTATACAGAATTACCTTTTTTAtactaaattttttttattaataaagaTTTAATCAATATTTTGTCTGACTTATTTTTGGCCTCCAAAAGCAAAATGATGTTCTATGTTGCCTGTGGTGGAAATGCTGTGTAGATTTGGGTTTTCTGTTTtgaatgtatatttatttatttatttttaaacaaattatttgaaaaatttaaacCCCCCTCAAAAGTCTATGTTGTGTGTGCATCACATTCTTCCTTTAGTCACTTTAAGGTCTGATGTGACTTTGAAAAGGAGTGCAAACTaagaaaaagcccctacacctttTTCTATAAAACAATGTTGTACAGGAAGAAAGACAACACAAGAATAGTTACAAGAAGATGACTGAGACTCTCTTTGAAGATCTCTCTTGAAATCAAGAATGCTGTAACCTTATTATTATTGCACATGTGAAATATGTGATTCAGGAAACACTGTGGAAAATCAGTGACAAGTTTCCATATTACTCACTGAGCTTAAACTGCTTCTGTCCTTACAGAGTCAAAACTTGGGGTGCAGAACAGGCTTAAAGAGCTGATAAGCTGCTAAAACCCACAAAAGCTCCCCTGAACCAAAACACAGTTATTTTTCAGGGTGAGGGGAAGAAGGCTGTATGTTGCTTGCTTTCATCTGCTTAGGCTCTATGAACAACTTGTTTTTGTAATGGCAACAATGTGATAGAAATGCCATCCTCATGCCATCCACATCCTCTGCTGCTGTGATCAGCTCAGCATTTGGGCACCCCTGCCAACTCACAGTGGTCTATGCCAGTTCTTCAAAGTATGCAATGGGTCAGCTCATAAATTAATATCTAATGTTGCTGTAACAAACTCCTGAGAGGATATGGGTAAACAGAACATGAAAGTGCTTGCAAACAAAGGGCTACAGTTTTTTATGTCCAAGTAATAGGGAAATGTTAGTTTTCTTGATTTAAGTGCCAATTCAAAGCACTTTTGAGAGGAGGGGAAAGCCAAAATTTAATTGATTTAAAGAGAAGCTGAGGTAAATAGGAAGGGGAAGCTATATTGTATCATTTAAATGTCACTTAGAGTAAGGAAAACAGGAAGACAGTATCATTTCATGTGCCAGTCTGGCCAAGACAGTACAAATGTTTGATCAGTGATTAATTGTAATAGAAAAGAAacacttttctgctttttgctgtTATAAGGTCTATAAGTAGAGATCTATTTTAAGTTAATCTGTACATTGTTATCCATCTAGAAAAAAGTGAGTTTTAGACACAAGAATTGTGCTAGCGTGTAAATACCAAGTTAGATCCAACTATCATAACCAGATTAGGAGTGGAAAGCTGGCCTTgagaaagatttttcttttctttacctTAAGCACATATATAGTAATAATACGTAATAatagatttccttttcttttctaaaagGAAATTTAAGTCATAGTGCCCTGGTCCTAGTAGTATCGTATTTAAAAgttaaaatagaataaaattctTGTACCATTTGTTTTGGTTCAAGAAGGATGaaatctgctgctctgcacattTAGAGAGAGAAATTCATAATAATGAATTTTCCCTAGTTGTTATTTGAAAGAAATACTGTAAAGTTACATTTCTTTCCTAGAGTTTTCTTGCCTGTATGTGAGGTAAGCAATACTGTATATTGTGGATGGACAATAGTGAGGATTAACTCTAAAGACTGGAGCTATTTCAgtgaaatgggattttttaaaaataaacttacTTTTTATGCAGAAGCAAGAATGATAAATGGACCGAGGTACATACAACAGATTTTCAATATAAGAATGAAGAGAAAATCTAACAGCAAATCAAACTAATTTTGAGTTCTTAGGAGTAAGTAATATCCTTGTAATTTTTTGGTTAGGGTTACTTCTCTTTGTGGTATTGCAACATCCTGATACTTGAAAATAATTGCAAATCCCTCTTCATTTTTTGTTCATGATCTTAAATAATAGTTCATTATTTCTTCTTGAAAGAAGACTCTCTATTATTGTCACTTCTCAACTCTTCTATGAAGGAAAACCCAAGCAGGATTTACTCAGACATTTCTACCAGGATTAATATTGTTTGCAAAACATTTCTCGGGTTATTGCACATACAGCTGCTGACTGAAAATTTTGACCATGACCATGTTCATTGCCCTGGCTGACTCTTCATTGATGGAGGGATTCTGTCAGGTTTCTTTTGTCATGCACTCTGTCGTATGCCATTTTAAGCTGTTCTGGCAGTAGCAGATGTGAAATATACTTTTTATAATCACTAGAAGATAGGTTTTTGTAATAGAAAGAAGCTATCACTACTAAAGAAGAGAATCAGATCATTGTTTTGGGAGGGAGttgtgaaaaacattttttccttttttttccacttccatCCCTCTCAGAAACTGCAGAGAAAGAAATTGCTGTTTCTCAGCCCTATGAAAAAAGAGAAGATTCAGGTCCCACTTACAGTCCTTGATGGTATGTTCAGAGACACTCTATTGACTTtttctcaaaaataaaattataaaagtgCTTTTAGTCAAAATGGCAGAGCATGATCTGTACAGGGATATAATGTTAGAGCGGCTcataaatggaataaaaaaggGCCTCTACACTCAAAAAGTTGCTTTTCTTAGCTATGTCAACCATTGTGTCTCCTTCAAACTCAACCGTCTTTAGCATCAACAAAATCAATTTTCATTTGTACCTGCAATACAGAAGACATAATCTCACTCACTTGTTTAGTTGAAGTAACACCCCTGGGTGCAAGATAAAACTTTTTTCGGTTAGGAGAACTAAGGTACAGATTGATGTCAGCCACCCTGTGAGGATCATCTCCAGGACAGACTGAAGCCTGGATGTCCAGGAGAAATCCAGCCGGACTGGAAGTAGCTTTTCAGAAAGGTATTCTGATTTTGTTTCCccttctgtttgttttggtttgttttctgttgcTCTTTTGGCACAAAGTGAAAAATCACTTCATCCTGACATTGAAGTAGTGAGGGATGGAGAGTGTGTAAAACAGCCTAAAAGTAAAATagagtaaaataaatttttttgtgGTTGATCACCTTCATCTTTACTGATCTTTCCCACTGGTACCAACTTGAATTTCTCTGTGAACAGCAGGCCAGGTACTAGTCAGAAATGCACAACCTAAATAACAAGTAAAGTTTTAAAGTGCTGATTCCAGCTTCTCTTCAAGGATCTCTCTGAAGAGGTTGCATGATTTTGTTTAATATCCAGCTACACCAACTTCAAGCAGTATTTCAGCACGGTAGAAGTGGATCAATAGGTGGAAGCAGCTGGAAATGCACTTTTTGCTTCTGTGAATCAAAGCTAAAAGCCAGGTTCCCAGAGTGTGTTTTGGACTCTAGTTTACAGACCATTGCTAAGTGATCcaaaagagaaggagaaagagcagTATTTCCTGGCCTTTGGTGAAGTATTGGCATGGCATCAAAATGTTAGCCAGTTTGAAATCTTGGATCCTGAACTGCCACCCAATTCACTTTGAAATGAAATTTGATGAGTAAATTCCTTAATATCTCAAAAAAGAATATGTTTAAAGAATTCTACTTATTGCAACTAAATACTTGTCCAACTAAAAAcccacatttttttaaaattttattttaaaacagcttttaatCCTCTCTTTGATAAAATGTATTgtacatttttttgttttaattccaTTATTACATATTATTACATTACATAGAGACTAGCTTCTTCATCTTGAAAAAACAACATCTTACACTTTGAATAGAATTTTGGAACCTATGGAAGATTCTTACACTAAACCTAGTTTGGATAGAAAATATCTTTCTAAGAATCTATAAATAAAGTCATTAAATAAAGTTTCACTGTTTCATAATAGTCCAGAAGTGAAAGAATGATATTAGgggtaaaataaaaaatgaaataagtgTCTTTAAATAGGTGTTTTCCCAACATATTTTAAGCAGGTTAATTAAATGCTGCCATGACTCCAGCTCTGACTCACCATACATTTAAGTTCAGATGAAATCTGGAACCACCACAGCATCACACTGACGGGATGTGTTACTGGCTATACAATATCTCCATGGCAGTAACAAATTGAGTGGAGTATTGCATGTAAGAAGCAAGGTAACTGTATGTTTTATGTATTAATACCTTCAAATTATGTTACAATGAAATGCCTGCCTGCAAAATTCAAAATC
This genomic window from Zonotrichia albicollis isolate bZonAlb1 chromosome 1, bZonAlb1.hap1, whole genome shotgun sequence contains:
- the PPDPFL gene encoding pancreatic progenitor cell differentiation and proliferation factor-like protein, which gives rise to MASVPSAGCLLAKNQYYRTRLNSESSVSSSSSCCLDAVNITDQDKALHGLPELIDKHWWIKNFFHSEPSPPTVGRKTLSASSTNS